The Thermus hydrothermalis genomic interval CAACAGCAAGATCCCCGAGGCCAAGAAGTACATGGACCTGGGCTTCCACCGCAACCTCTACCGCTTTAGCCCCTCCGATTACCAGGACCTGGGCCTCATCTGGAAGGGGGCTTCCCCCGAGGACGGGAGCGAGGTGGTGGTGGTGGACGGCCCCCCCACGGGCGGCCCGGTGTTTGACGCCGGCCACGACGCCGCCGAGTTCGCCCCCGAGTTCCACCCTGCCGAGCTCTACGAGATCGCCAAGAAGCTCTACGACAAGGCCAAGTAACGCCTCTCTCTAGCCTGGCCCGTAGCGCCCTCCGGGAAGGGCCCGGGCCAGGCCCTTGAGTTCCAGGAGGGTGAGGAGGGAGAGCACCCTTTCCGGGGCGAACCCCGTAGCCTGGGCCAGGTCCTCCGGCAAGGCTTCCCCCTGGCAAAGGAGGGCGTAAAGGGTGGCCTCTTCCGGGGAAAGCTCCGGCGCAACCTTGGGCTTAGGGGAAAACCCCAGGTAGGAAAGGACGTCCCCGGCCTCGAGGACGGGGTACGCCCCGTCCTGGATGAGGCGGTTCGTCCCCAAGGAAGCGGGGTCCGTGGGGCGGCCTGGGACCGCCAGCACCTCCTTTCCCAGTTCCAAGGCGTGTTTGGCCGTGATGAGGGCCCCGGAGTCCAAGGGGGCCTCCACCACCAAAACCGCCCGGGCAAGCCCTGCGATGAGGCGGTTCCGCCTGGGGAAAAACTCGGGCTTAGGCCCCGTCCCCAAGGGAAACTCGGAAACCAGGTCCATGCGCTCCGCCAAAGGGCGGTGTTCCGGCGGGTAGACCCGGTCCAGGGCGCTTCCCAAGACGCCCAAGCTCCGCCCGCCCCCTTCCAAAGCGCCCAGGTGGGCTTCCCGGTCTATACCCCGGGCGAGGCCCGAAACCACCCAAAGCCCCGCCTCCGCCAGCTCCCGGGCGAGCCTCCGGGTGAAGCCTAGGGCCCAGGCGGAGGCCTTACGGGTACCCACGATGGCCACCGCCTGCGCCTCCTCGGGGAGCTCTCCCCGAAGGTAAAGGTGCGTGGGGGGCTGGGGAAGCCTTTTTAGGCTTTCGGGAAAGCCCTCCTCCCAGAGGCCAAGGATGCGCACCCCCAAAGCCTCCGCCCGCCTCCGTTCCCGTTTGGCGCGCCTTTCCGCCTCCGGGTAAAGGCTTGCCGCCTCGGGAAAGCGCTCCCTTAAAAAGGCCAGGGGGTCTTCCCAGGAAAGCGCCTCCAGGAGCCGCTTGGGGCCAATCCCAGGCAGGAAGGCCAGGGCCAAGGGGTCCACGGCCTGGAGTATACTGAAAAGCCTGGAAGGTCCGGCTTCTGGCCTCTGGGCCAATCCCAAGAAGCCGGGATCACCTAAGCCATGAGCGAAAAGACGTATTCCGGTTTCATCGCCATCGTGGGCAAGCCCAACGTGGGCAAGTCCACCCTCCTCAACAACCTCCTGGGGGTCAAGGTGGCCCCCATCAGCCCC includes:
- the dprA gene encoding DNA-processing protein DprA, whose amino-acid sequence is MDPLALAFLPGIGPKRLLEALSWEDPLAFLRERFPEAASLYPEAERRAKRERRRAEALGVRILGLWEEGFPESLKRLPQPPTHLYLRGELPEEAQAVAIVGTRKASAWALGFTRRLARELAEAGLWVVSGLARGIDREAHLGALEGGGRSLGVLGSALDRVYPPEHRPLAERMDLVSEFPLGTGPKPEFFPRRNRLIAGLARAVLVVEAPLDSGALITAKHALELGKEVLAVPGRPTDPASLGTNRLIQDGAYPVLEAGDVLSYLGFSPKPKVAPELSPEEATLYALLCQGEALPEDLAQATGFAPERVLSLLTLLELKGLARALPGGRYGPG